GGTCCCCCTACCAGCCGAAATGACGCCCAGAGCGGTCTTGGCGGAGGGCGGATCGGAACGAGGTGAGCAGGTCCCCCGGCAGTCCCAGCCGATCGAGGTCGACCAGCCGCCCCGACCCCGCGAAGAATCGCACCACCGCCCGCTCCCCCAGCAGCGTCGGGAACGTGCTGACGCGCACCTCGGCC
The window above is part of the Bremerella sp. JC817 genome. Proteins encoded here:
- a CDS encoding ATPase, T2SS/T4P/T4SS family, with the translated sequence LDIRHRIDGVLQPMALLPVRVAPNVVARLKVLAQLLTYRTDVPQEGRIASRPGQAEVRVSTFPTLLGERAVVRFFAGSGRLVDLDRLGLPGDLLTSFRSALRQDRSGRHFGW